In the Oscillatoria sp. FACHB-1406 genome, CGCATGGCAGAAGCCAATAAAGCCTTCGCCCACTACCGCTATTAAAACGGTTGGGAATGAGTAACCGAACCTAAGTCAAGATCGGCGATCGCGAATTTCTCGCTCCGCCGATCCACATTTTTAGCGGCTCAGAAGGCAAAATTGTCAAGAATTGCTGCCAGAAGTGTTAAAAAAAGTTATAAAATTGTAAATAGTGTAAACAAGCGGGTAACGCACTCTCAATTCGTTGCTCGCCAAGACCAAGGAGGTAGCTGTGGCACGAACCATCCCCCTGGAGAGAGTTCGCAACATTGGAATCGCGGCGCACATAGACGCGGGCAAAACAACAACCACCGAACGCATTCTGTTTTACTCGGGAATCGTTCATAAAATCGGCGAAGTCCACGACGGAACCGCCGTCACCGACTGGATGGAACAAGAGCGAGAGCGCGGCATCACCATCACCGCTGCCGCTATCAGCACCAGTTGGCGCGACCACAAAATTAACATCATCGACACGCCCGGTCACGTAGACTTCACCATTGAGGTCGAGCGCTCGATGCGAGTCCTGGATGGCGTAATCGCCGTATTCTGCTCCGTGGGAGGAGTTCAGCCCCAGTCCGAAACCGTCTGGCGGCAAGCCGATCGCTACGAAGTGCCTCGCATTGCGTTCATTAACAAAATGGATCGCACCGGCGCGAACTTCTATAAAGTCTACGACCAACTGCGCGATCGCCTGAGAGCGAACGCCGTAGCCATCCAAATCCCCATCGGAGCAGAGAGCGAATTCCGAGGGCTGGTCGATCTCGTCAAAATGCGCGCCCACGTTTACTCTAACGACATGGGAACGGAAATCGAAGAAGTCGATATCCCCGAAGACGTAGCCGAACTCGCGCAGGAATATCGCGCCAAGCTGGTTGAATCCGTCGCTGAAACCGATGAAGAACTGATCGAAAAATTCCTCCTCGAAGAAGACCTCAGCGAAGAAGAAATCGCTACCGCTTTACGCAAAGGTACGATTGAAGGCACCATCGTTCCCGTTTTGTGCGGCTCAGCCTTTAAAAACAAAGGCGTGCAACAGCTTCTCGATGCCGTGGTCGATTATATGCCTGCGCCCATCGACGTTCGTGCTATTAGAGGCGTGCTGCCCGACGGTACCGAAGGTACGCGCACTGCAAGCGACGACGAACCCTTCGCCGCGCTCGCCTTCAAAATCATGGCCGACCCCTACGGTCGCCTCACCTTCTTGCGCGTGTACTCCGGCGTACTGCAAAAAGGCAGCTATGCCTACAACGCTACCAAGGATAAAAAAGAGCGGATTTCTCGCTTGATCGTTTTGAAATCCAACGAGCGCATCGAAGTGGACGAGTTGCGTGCGGGGGATTTAGGAGCCGCGATCGGTCTCAAAGATACTATCACTGGCGATACCCTTTGCGACGACAATAACCCCATCATCCTCGAATCGCTCTTCATTCCCGAACCCGTCATTTCCGTTGCGGTCGAACCCAAGACCAAGCAAGACATGGAGAAACTCTCCAAAGC is a window encoding:
- the fusA gene encoding elongation factor G, yielding MARTIPLERVRNIGIAAHIDAGKTTTTERILFYSGIVHKIGEVHDGTAVTDWMEQERERGITITAAAISTSWRDHKINIIDTPGHVDFTIEVERSMRVLDGVIAVFCSVGGVQPQSETVWRQADRYEVPRIAFINKMDRTGANFYKVYDQLRDRLRANAVAIQIPIGAESEFRGLVDLVKMRAHVYSNDMGTEIEEVDIPEDVAELAQEYRAKLVESVAETDEELIEKFLLEEDLSEEEIATALRKGTIEGTIVPVLCGSAFKNKGVQQLLDAVVDYMPAPIDVRAIRGVLPDGTEGTRTASDDEPFAALAFKIMADPYGRLTFLRVYSGVLQKGSYAYNATKDKKERISRLIVLKSNERIEVDELRAGDLGAAIGLKDTITGDTLCDDNNPIILESLFIPEPVISVAVEPKTKQDMEKLSKALQALSDEDPTFRVSVDPETNQTVIAGMGELHLEILVDRMLREYKVEANVGQPQVAYRETIRRPSHAEGKFIRQSGGKGQYGHVVLDIEPGEVGSGFEFVSKIVGGSIPKEYVPAVEQGIKESCESGILAGYPLIDLKVTLVDGSYHDVDSSEMAFKIAGSMGIRNAVEKASPALLEPVMKVEVEVPENFVGDVIGDLNSRRGQVEGMNAEAGISKVSAKVPLAEMFGYATDIRSKTQGRGIFSMEFSHYEEVPRHVAEAIIAKSKGS